The genomic stretch TCTATTTCTCATTGTTGCCAATGAAGCAGAGGATATCCGTGGAAGTTGTAGTCATATTCCGACAAATCCACTACTTTTATAAAAGTTGTGAAATCATCCAAATAGCTGACTAAGATTTTTGGAATACTGTAGGTACTTTAAAAAGAAATCGCTCGCTATGCTTGCTAAGCTGATCACTAGAAGTATGTATAACACTCTAGCTTGCATGACCTTCCCTTTTTTGATCCATTTATCAAAATGAACGGCCTGCAATGCCCACCAAGAGATCACGAGAAACAATAGATGTACGATGATATGTAACAAAGCTTGTTGTCCGATTGGAATCATTTAAAAGTCTGACCTCCTCATTACATATTTCGACATCTTTAAGCATACGTCTTTCTCAATAATTTAGATAGATACTTTTTCCCTAGTAAGGGGTTATGAAAGCCTTTTCTTTCGAGAAGTTCAAAAATTTGTAACGACTAATAAATGTAAGTCCATACAGATAGTCGTTTCACTATAATTAGACGAAACAAAACGGAAGAAGTTACGGTAGTTTCAGCTCATTTTTGGGGATTTTTTTCGGGTGGATGAGCTTTACTGTTTAAGAAAGTTGTTGACTTCCGTTTCAGATGCTCCCTTTCCGCGGGGCAGGCGGTGAGCCACATTCGTTCGTTTCACTCATAAGTGTCTTACCTGTCTAGTGGCAGTGGCTAGCCCCTCGAGGTCAAAAGTTAAATAGACCATGAAGGCAAAGAGCACCTTCCTTGTCTATTCACCTTTTGCTTGTCGGGGCTGGACAAGCCACTTTCACTTTTCGGACTGCCCACCTGTCCCGCAGGAGTCTCGCATCTTACACTACAATCAACAGTCAAAGTAGTAAATAAAAAGAATAAAACGAACAACCTTTAGATGAATGTTCGCTCTTTAAGTGCTTTTCCCTGATACGAGGCGGGGTA from Bacillus sp. E(2018) encodes the following:
- a CDS encoding DUF1146 family protein gives rise to the protein MIPIGQQALLHIIVHLLFLVISWWALQAVHFDKWIKKGKVMQARVLYILLVISLASIASDFFLKYLQYSKNLSQLFG